From a single Aggregatilinea lenta genomic region:
- a CDS encoding glycoside hydrolase family 57 protein: MSGLGAFTFVLHSHLPYARLAGRWPHGEEWIHEAASETYIPLLNALYDLREEGVKYKITIGITPVLAEQLADEDVKDHLDEYLEDKIARAKQDVLRFRGEDEAVAVPREQAEEGDLPVVDRVAVGEALERANQAAGAAEQDLPVEDEHRQPGSAVTGDMPEKPWWVGNKHLEYLAGFYQTYFEDIKDAFDRRYNRDLLGAFKLLQDEGYIEITTSAATHGYLPLLARDSAIWGQLSAGIQSYRRFFGRDPRGIWLPECAYRPAYYAEDGRIRPGIEYFLGQKDIEVFFSETHLITGGVPVGVAAGEAIGPYGEIKRRYLVPMSPQPMPDNPLTTFRAYYVSDSTAGSRAEEHSGVAVIGRNNETGQRVWSADWGYPGDFDYREFHRKDGISGLQYWRVTGARVDLGAKDFYHPDWAANKVRMHAQDFAGLVERIVQGQWDGGLGYGIIASNYDTELFGHWWFEGVEWLKQVLRLLAKSEIVDLTTASDYVEQHPPEQIIHLPEGSWGAGGTHFTWDNNDTHWMWTPIREAEQRMERLANQYADRYDSDEHLRGVMNQMARELLLLESSDWPFLVTTGQARQYAVQRFSQHVERFNDLADSVEYGNPDGALAARLWERDRLFPDIDYRWWTTR, encoded by the coding sequence ATGAGTGGACTTGGCGCATTCACGTTTGTATTGCACAGCCACCTGCCATATGCGCGGCTGGCGGGTCGCTGGCCCCACGGCGAGGAATGGATTCATGAGGCTGCGAGCGAGACGTATATCCCGCTGTTGAACGCGCTCTACGATCTGCGGGAAGAAGGCGTCAAGTATAAGATCACGATCGGCATCACGCCGGTGCTGGCCGAGCAGCTCGCCGACGAAGACGTGAAGGATCACCTGGACGAATACCTCGAAGACAAGATCGCGCGCGCCAAGCAGGACGTGCTGCGCTTCCGGGGTGAGGATGAAGCGGTCGCCGTGCCGCGCGAGCAAGCCGAGGAGGGCGATCTGCCCGTCGTGGATCGCGTCGCAGTCGGGGAGGCGCTCGAACGGGCGAATCAGGCGGCAGGTGCGGCGGAGCAGGACCTGCCCGTCGAGGACGAGCATCGCCAGCCGGGGTCCGCCGTGACGGGTGACATGCCCGAAAAACCCTGGTGGGTGGGCAACAAGCACCTGGAATACCTCGCCGGGTTCTACCAGACGTATTTCGAGGACATCAAGGACGCATTCGACCGCAGGTACAACCGCGACCTGCTGGGCGCGTTTAAGCTGCTGCAGGACGAAGGCTACATCGAGATCACGACCAGCGCCGCGACGCACGGCTACCTGCCGCTGCTGGCGCGGGACAGCGCGATCTGGGGCCAGCTCTCGGCGGGCATTCAGAGCTATCGGCGCTTCTTCGGGCGCGATCCGCGCGGAATCTGGCTGCCGGAGTGCGCCTACCGGCCCGCGTATTACGCCGAAGATGGCCGCATCCGCCCCGGCATCGAGTATTTCCTGGGGCAGAAGGACATCGAGGTCTTCTTCAGCGAGACGCACCTGATCACCGGCGGCGTGCCGGTCGGCGTCGCGGCGGGCGAAGCGATCGGCCCGTACGGCGAGATCAAGCGCCGCTATCTCGTGCCGATGTCGCCACAACCGATGCCGGATAATCCTCTGACGACGTTCCGCGCCTACTACGTCAGCGACAGCACCGCCGGGTCCCGTGCCGAAGAACACAGCGGCGTCGCGGTGATCGGGCGCAACAACGAGACGGGGCAGCGCGTATGGTCGGCGGACTGGGGCTATCCCGGCGATTTCGATTACCGCGAGTTCCACCGCAAGGACGGCATCAGCGGGCTGCAATACTGGCGCGTGACCGGTGCGCGCGTGGATCTGGGCGCTAAGGACTTCTATCACCCGGATTGGGCGGCGAACAAGGTGCGCATGCACGCGCAAGACTTCGCCGGGCTGGTGGAGCGCATCGTGCAGGGCCAGTGGGACGGCGGCCTGGGCTACGGCATCATCGCGTCAAACTACGACACGGAGCTGTTCGGGCACTGGTGGTTCGAGGGCGTCGAGTGGCTCAAACAGGTGCTGCGTCTGCTCGCGAAGAGCGAGATCGTGGACCTGACCACGGCCAGCGATTACGTCGAGCAGCACCCGCCGGAGCAGATCATCCATTTGCCGGAGGGCAGTTGGGGCGCGGGGGGCACGCACTTTACCTGGGACAATAACGACACGCACTGGATGTGGACGCCGATCCGCGAGGCGGAGCAGCGCATGGAGCGGCTGGCGAACCAGTATGCGGATCGTTACGACAGCGACGAGCACCTGCGCGGCGTAATGAACCAGATGGCGCGCGAGCTGCTGCTGCTCGAAAGCTCCGACTGGCCGTTCCTGGTCACAACCGGGCAGGCGCGGCAGTACGCGGTGCAGCGCTTCAGCCAGCACGTCGAGCGCTTCAACGATCTGGCGGACAGCGTGGAGTACGGCAATCCCGACGGCGCGCTCGCGGCGCGGCTGTGGGAGCGCGACCGACTCTTCCCCGATATTGACTACCGCTGGTGGACGACGCGGTAG
- a CDS encoding AEC family transporter — translation MDQTTEIVNRVLPILFLIGLGAWIRWRQFLPECTIDDLRKIAANLALPSVLFLSFLNTDLQTKYIAIFITMILLCAAMLASSRAAQRRWSLPHLYFPFLMTGFEYGMIGVALFGSAYGLDRIGPLAVMDLGHELFIWFVFLTYMLSIRDGAQRPAQLARTFFSSPVVVGILAGIVLNLLGAQSFLYDRPVIGASMRMLEFLGDLLIPLILIIVGYGIRLDRAGLRDAALVIVVRLSILIPLALILSRLLIRDLLDLDASFEAALFTMLILPPPFIIPLYMRTDLPDERRYVNNVLTLYTLASVAVFAVYAVLGPQF, via the coding sequence ATGGATCAAACGACCGAAATCGTCAATCGCGTGCTGCCAATCCTGTTCCTGATCGGGCTGGGCGCCTGGATTCGCTGGCGGCAGTTTCTGCCGGAGTGCACCATCGACGACCTGCGCAAGATCGCGGCCAACCTTGCGCTACCGTCCGTGCTGTTCCTCTCGTTTCTGAACACCGATCTGCAAACCAAATATATCGCTATCTTCATTACCATGATCCTGCTCTGCGCCGCAATGCTCGCCTCCTCGCGGGCCGCGCAGCGGCGCTGGTCTCTGCCCCACCTCTACTTCCCATTCCTCATGACCGGCTTCGAGTACGGCATGATCGGCGTGGCGCTGTTCGGTAGCGCTTACGGCCTGGACCGCATCGGCCCGCTGGCCGTCATGGACCTCGGCCACGAGCTGTTCATCTGGTTCGTGTTCCTGACCTATATGCTCAGCATCCGCGACGGCGCGCAGCGGCCTGCCCAGCTCGCGCGGACCTTTTTCAGCTCGCCGGTCGTGGTCGGCATTCTGGCCGGGATCGTGCTCAACCTGCTCGGCGCGCAGTCGTTCCTTTACGACCGCCCGGTGATCGGCGCGAGCATGCGCATGCTGGAGTTTCTGGGCGACCTGCTGATCCCGCTGATCCTGATCATCGTGGGCTATGGCATCCGGCTCGACCGCGCGGGCCTGCGTGACGCCGCGCTGGTGATCGTCGTGCGTTTGAGCATCCTGATCCCGCTGGCGCTGATCCTCAGCCGCCTGCTGATCCGCGACCTGCTCGATCTCGACGCCTCGTTCGAGGCGGCGCTGTTCACCATGCTGATCCTGCCGCCGCCGTTCATCATCCCGCTCTATATGCGCACCGACCTGCCCGACGAGCGGCGCTACGTGAACAACGTGCTGACGTTGTACACGCTCGCGTCGGTCGCGGTCTTTGCGGTGTACGCCGTCCTGGGACCGCAGTTCTAG
- a CDS encoding SH3 domain-containing protein has protein sequence MSIWSRRLSWVWLAAVAAAFVLGLTIHPDRTTLANEHGDGFQNRVLEVTASGAGLNVRTAPSQSADVVDTLYWGDRVLWTGQSTDAETYRWLKVGLGTGTTGWIVDSDGWLIQMDPVYTTPGMGLNAVVQITQMGDESHCRAVPSASAEEAQTMQAGDQAVVIGGPYQAEYWVWWQYELASGYHCWIVDIPGWFNVSTAGTF, from the coding sequence ATGAGTATTTGGTCCCGTCGCCTGTCCTGGGTCTGGCTGGCCGCCGTCGCAGCGGCCTTTGTGCTGGGGTTGACGATCCACCCGGATAGAACCACGCTCGCAAACGAGCACGGCGACGGGTTCCAGAACCGCGTGCTAGAGGTCACCGCCAGCGGCGCGGGCCTCAACGTGCGCACCGCGCCGAGCCAATCCGCCGACGTTGTTGATACACTCTATTGGGGCGACCGCGTGCTGTGGACGGGGCAGTCCACCGACGCCGAAACGTATCGCTGGCTGAAGGTGGGCCTCGGCACTGGCACAACCGGCTGGATCGTGGACAGCGACGGCTGGTTGATCCAGATGGACCCGGTTTACACGACGCCCGGCATGGGTCTGAACGCGGTCGTGCAGATCACCCAGATGGGCGACGAATCGCACTGCCGCGCCGTGCCGTCTGCCTCGGCAGAAGAAGCGCAGACCATGCAGGCGGGCGACCAGGCCGTGGTCATCGGCGGGCCATACCAGGCCGAATATTGGGTCTGGTGGCAGTACGAGCTGGCCAGCGGATATCACTGCTGGATCGTGGACATTCCGGGCTGGTTTAACGTCAGCACGGCGGGCACATTCTAA
- a CDS encoding glycogen synthase, which produces MNVLFVSAEMAPFAKTGGLGDVASSLPRALRAKGIDARVVIPLYGPVQARYGDDLRHLFTYQFSRRSGTADVHVHTLEQDGVPVYFLESWPFFSGGEYIYTDLNWDRERFVFFSQAAMALAWELGLGRDGGEGWFPDVLHAHDWHTGLVPFLLHEARHAPEWQDVASVLTIHNMGYQGWEAGGYLWAAGVPGRHEPNLVYLDKTDNLLGIGIAYADKLNTVSPRHAVELHDRRFGEGLEGLIRARDADFSGILNGLDMQHFDPAADPVINHCYDATNFRAGRVQNKRALQNALGLEQDDNLPVIGIVSRLVDQKGFDFAIPGLRLILAETGAQLVALGAGDPDLETHLRTLEWDFNWKARVMIGYNPALSMRIYAGADLVLVPSRYEPCGLTQLMAMRYGALPVVRETGGLADTVENYDGGPADRGTGFTFLWEEDQAVRGTLRWAIDTFRGRRAAFERMQERAMRLDWSWDKPAQQYVAMYEQALAARRK; this is translated from the coding sequence ATGAACGTGCTGTTTGTCTCGGCGGAGATGGCCCCGTTTGCCAAGACGGGCGGGCTGGGCGACGTGGCGAGCAGCCTGCCGCGCGCGCTGCGGGCGAAAGGCATCGACGCGCGGGTGGTGATCCCGCTCTACGGCCCGGTCCAGGCGCGCTACGGCGACGATCTACGCCACCTGTTCACGTACCAGTTCTCGCGGCGCAGCGGCACGGCGGATGTGCACGTCCACACGCTGGAACAGGACGGCGTGCCGGTCTATTTCCTCGAAAGCTGGCCGTTCTTCAGCGGCGGCGAATACATCTACACCGACCTGAACTGGGATCGCGAGCGCTTCGTGTTTTTCTCGCAGGCGGCGATGGCGCTGGCATGGGAACTGGGCCTGGGGCGCGACGGCGGCGAGGGCTGGTTCCCGGACGTGCTGCACGCGCACGACTGGCACACGGGGCTGGTCCCGTTTTTGCTGCACGAGGCGCGACATGCACCGGAATGGCAGGACGTCGCCAGCGTGCTGACGATTCACAACATGGGCTACCAGGGCTGGGAAGCGGGCGGTTATCTGTGGGCGGCGGGCGTGCCCGGACGCCACGAACCGAATCTCGTCTACCTGGACAAAACCGATAACCTGCTGGGCATCGGCATCGCCTACGCCGACAAGCTGAATACCGTCAGCCCGCGACACGCTGTCGAGCTGCATGACCGGCGCTTTGGCGAAGGGCTGGAGGGGCTGATCCGCGCCCGCGACGCCGACTTCAGCGGCATTCTGAACGGCCTCGACATGCAGCACTTTGATCCCGCCGCCGACCCGGTCATCAATCACTGCTACGACGCGACGAACTTCCGCGCCGGGCGTGTGCAGAACAAGCGCGCGCTGCAAAACGCGCTCGGCCTGGAGCAGGACGACAACCTGCCCGTGATCGGCATCGTCAGCCGTCTGGTCGATCAGAAGGGCTTCGACTTCGCCATCCCCGGCCTGCGCCTGATCCTGGCCGAAACCGGCGCGCAGTTGGTCGCGCTGGGGGCGGGCGATCCTGACCTGGAAACGCACCTGCGCACGCTGGAGTGGGACTTCAACTGGAAGGCACGCGTGATGATCGGCTACAATCCCGCGCTGTCGATGCGGATCTACGCCGGGGCGGACCTCGTACTGGTGCCCAGCCGCTACGAGCCGTGCGGCCTGACGCAGCTCATGGCGATGCGCTACGGCGCGCTGCCCGTCGTGCGCGAGACGGGCGGGCTGGCGGACACGGTCGAGAACTACGACGGCGGGCCTGCCGACCGGGGCACGGGCTTCACCTTCCTATGGGAAGAGGATCAGGCCGTGCGCGGCACGCTGCGCTGGGCGATCGACACGTTCCGGGGCCGCCGCGCGGCGTTC